A window from Fragaria vesca subsp. vesca linkage group LG5, FraVesHawaii_1.0, whole genome shotgun sequence encodes these proteins:
- the LOC101306138 gene encoding alpha,alpha-trehalose-phosphate synthase [UDP-forming] 5-like, with protein sequence MVSRSYSNLLDLTSGDSLTFGREKKRFPRVATVAGVLSELDDDASNNSVGSDAPSSISQDRMIIVGNQLPLRAHRSDDGEWCFSWDEDSLLLQLKDGLGEDVEVIYIGCLKEEIDPSEQDDVAQTLLDTFKCVPAFLPPDLFSKFYHGFCKQHLWPLFHYMLPLSPDLGGRFDRSLWQAYVSVNKIFADKVMEVISPDEDFVWVHDYHLMVLPTFLRKRFNRLRLGFFLHSPFPSSEIYRTLPVRDELLRALLNSDLIGFHTFDYARHFLSCCSRMLGLSYQSKRGYIGLEYYGRTVSIKILPVGIHIGQLQSVLDLPETETKVAELRDQFKGKTVLLGVDDMDIFKGISLKLLAMEQLLIQHPDKRGKVVLIQIANPARGRGKDVLEVQLETDATVKRINETFGKQGYSPVVLIDTPLQFYERIAYYVIAECCLVTAVRDGMNLIPYEYIICRQGNEKLNETLGLNLTTPKKSMLVVSEFIGCSPSLSGAIRVNPWNIDAVAEAMDSALIIPEGEKQLRHEKHYRYVSTHDVAYWARSFLQDLERACKDHMRRRCWGIGFGLGFRVIALDPNFRKLSVEHIVSAYKRTKCRAILLDYDGAMMLPGSIITTPNTEAIGILNSLCNDPRNVVFLVSGKERKTLTEWFSSCGKLGIAAEHGYFVRSNHNTDWETCVSVPDFDWKQIVEPVMQLYTETTDGSNIEAKESALVWNYQYADPDFGFCQAKELLDHLESVLANEPVSVKSGQHVVEVKPQGVHKGLVAERLLLTMKQKAMLPDFVLCIGDDRSDEDMFEVIMSARDSLSPVSEVFACTVGRKPSKAKYFLEDTTEIVRMLQVLANASEQAARNTAQPSQRVVIVESK encoded by the exons ATGGTTTCAAGATCTTATTCCAACTTACTTGACCTTACTTCTGGTGATTCCCTCACTTTTGGCCGTGAGAAGAAGAGGTTCCCACGAGTGGCTACTGTTGCAGGAGTTCTGTCTGAGCTAGATGATGATGCCAGTAACAATAGCGTAGGCTCTGATGCTCCTTCCTCCATTTCTCAAGACAGGATGATCATAGTAGGGAATCAGCTTCCACTTCGTGCACATCGAAGCGATGATGGGGAATGGTGCTTTAGCTGGGATGAGGATTCACTACTCTTGCAACTCAAAGATGGCCTTGGAGAAGATGTTGAAGTTATCTATATTGGTTGTCTAAAAGAAGAAATCGATCCAAGTGAGCAAGATGATGTAGCCCAAACTTTGCTGGATACTTTTAAATGTGTCCCTGCATTTCTCCCTCCGGACCTTTTCAGTAAATTTTATCATGGTTTCTGTAAGCAGCATTTGTGGCCTTTGTTTCACTACATGCTTCCTCTATCACCTGATCTTGGTGGAAGATTTGATCGATCTCTGTGGCAAGCTTATGTTTCTGTCAACAAGATATTTGCAGATAAAGTGATGGAAGTGATTAGCCCAGATGAAGATTTTGTGTGGGTTCATGACTACCATTTGATGGTTTTGCCAACATTCTTGAGGAAGAGATTTAATAGGTTGAGGCTTGGATTCTTTCTCCACAGTCCATTCCCTTCGTCTGAGATATACAGGACACTTCCAGTCAGGGATGAGCTTCTAAGAGCACTTCTAAATTCTGACCTCATTGGCTTTCATACTTTTGATTATGCCAGGCACTTCCTTTCTTGTTGTAGTAGAATGCTTGGCCTCTCATATCAATCAAAACGGGGTTACATTGGGCTTGAGTATTATGGCCGCACAGTAAGCATTAAGATTCTTCCTGTTGGGATACATATAGGCCAGCTTCAATCTGTGCTGGATCTTCCAGAGACTGAAACTAAGGTTGCTGAGCTGCGAGATCAATTTAAGGGGAAAACTGTTTTGCTTGGGGTTGATGACATGGACATCTTTAAAGGAATTAGCTTGAAACTTTTAGCTATGGAGCAATTGCTTATACAACATCCTGATAAGAGGGGTAAAGTTGTTCTTATTCAAATTGCTAACCCGGCAAGAGGCCGGGGGAAAGATGTCCTGGAGGTCCAGTTAGAAACTGATGCCACAGTAAAGAGGATCAATGAGACATTTGGGAAGCAAGGATATAGTCCAGTGGTCTTGATCGATACCCCACTTCAGTTTTACGAGAGAATTGCTTATTATGTTATTGCAGAGTGTTGCCTTGTTACAGCAGTAAGGGATGGGATGAATCTTATACCCTATGAGTACATTATATGCCGCCAGGGAAATGAGAAGCTGAATGAGACTTTAGGACTAAACCTCACAACCCCAAAGAAAAGCATGCTTGTGGTTTCTGAGTTTATTGGGTGTTCCCCATCACTAAGTGGAGCAATTCGAGTTAACCCATGGAACATTGATGCTGTAGCTGAGGCAATGGATTCTGCTCTTATAATCCCAGAAGGAGAAAAGCAGTTGCGGCATGAGAAGCATTATAGGTATGTTAGTACACATGATGTTGCTTATTGGGCACGTAGCTTCCTGCAGGATCTTGAAAGGGCATGTAAAGATCATATGAGGAGGAGATGCTGGGGAATTGGTTTTGGTTTAGGATTCAGGGTAATTGCTTTGGATCCAAATTTCAGAAAGCTTTCAGTTGAGCATATTGTTTCAGCTTACAAGAGGACAAAATGTCGAGCAATTCTCTTGGACTATGATGGCGCTATGATGCTGCCAGGTTCAATTATTACCACACCTAATACAGAGGCTATTGGAATCTTGAACAGTCTGTGCAATGACCCGAGGAATGTTGTTTTTCTTGTTAGTGGGAAAGAGAGGAAAACTTTAACTGAATGGTTTTCTTCTTGTGGGAAGCTTGGGATTGCAGCAGAGCATGGTTATTTCGTAAG GTCAAATCATAACACCGATTGGGAAACGTGCGTATCTGTTCCAGATTTTGATTGGAAACAGATTGTTGAACCAGTAATGCAGTTATATACCGAAACAACTGATGGGTCTAACATAGAGGCCAAAGAAAGTGCTCTAGTTTGGAATTACCAGTATGCAGATCCAGATTTTGGCTTCTGTCAAGCTAAGGAGCTTCTGGATCACCTGGAAAGTGTTCTTGCCAATGAGCCAGTTTCTGTCAAAAGTGGCCAGCATGTTGTAGAAGTTAAACCTCAG GGTGTGCACAAGGGCCTTGTGGCAGAACGTCTCCTCTTAACAATGAAACAGAAGGCAATGCTCCCAGACTTTGTTCTGTGCATTGGGGATGACAGGTCCGATGAAGATATGTTTGAAGTGATAATGAGTGCAAGGGACTCTCTCTCTCCAGTGTCTGAAGTGTTTGCATGCACTGTTGGTCGGAAGCCCAGCAAGGCCAAGTACTTCTTGGAAGACACAACTGAGATTGTGAGAATGTTACAGGTCCTTGCCAATGCTTCAGAGCAGGCGGCTAGAAATACTGCGCAACCTTCTCAACGAGTGGTTATTGTAGAAAGTAAATAG